One Ktedonobacteraceae bacterium genomic region harbors:
- a CDS encoding site-specific DNA-methyltransferase — MMNTPLFQTVSNFQPLVIMDSYNDANLVTLHHGDSSAFLKTIPDESISLVVTSPPYNIGKVYERRQDISSYLAEQEGVISELVRILDERGSICWQTGNYVEDGEVFPLDIFYYQIFKKHGLKLRNRIIWHFEHGLHASKRFSGRYETILWFTKSDDYTFNLDPVRIPAKYPGKRHFKGPNKGQPSGNPLGKNPSDIWEFLAEEWESCLWEIPNVKANHIEKTIHPCQFPVELVERCVLALTNENDRVLDPYCGVGSTIIGALMHARRAIGVDKEKEYLAISTNRIYQLYNGTLKTRPLGRPVHVPSGREKVSQVPLEWKRRLNGEE; from the coding sequence ATGATGAATACTCCTTTATTTCAAACAGTGTCAAATTTCCAGCCTCTTGTCATTATGGATAGCTATAATGACGCAAATCTTGTGACTCTTCATCACGGGGACTCAAGTGCTTTTTTGAAAACCATACCGGATGAGAGTATTTCTCTGGTTGTCACTTCCCCACCTTACAATATTGGCAAGGTTTATGAGCGGAGACAGGATATCAGTTCGTATCTTGCCGAACAAGAAGGAGTAATCTCTGAGTTAGTACGTATCCTTGATGAACGAGGCAGTATTTGCTGGCAAACCGGCAATTACGTCGAAGACGGTGAGGTTTTTCCTTTAGATATCTTTTATTATCAGATTTTCAAAAAGCATGGGCTAAAGCTAAGAAATAGAATTATCTGGCACTTCGAACATGGTTTGCACGCATCGAAAAGATTTTCTGGCCGCTACGAAACCATCCTATGGTTTACGAAGAGTGATGACTATACATTTAACCTTGATCCAGTTCGTATCCCGGCTAAGTATCCAGGGAAACGCCATTTCAAGGGACCTAATAAAGGGCAACCCTCTGGAAATCCGCTAGGAAAGAATCCCTCTGACATATGGGAGTTTCTCGCCGAGGAATGGGAAAGCTGCCTATGGGAAATTCCAAATGTAAAGGCTAATCATATAGAAAAAACGATTCATCCCTGTCAATTTCCTGTAGAACTGGTCGAACGCTGTGTTCTGGCTCTTACTAATGAAAATGATCGAGTCCTGGATCCCTATTGCGGTGTCGGTTCAACAATTATAGGGGCACTTATGCATGCTAGAAGAGCTATAGGCGTTGACAAGGAGAAGGAATATCTGGCTATCAGCACTAACCGAATCTATCAACTCTACAATGGAACACTAAAAACGCGCCCTCTAGGACGACCCGTTCATGTGCCTTCAGGACGTGAGAAAGTCTCACAGGTTCCCCTCGAATGGAAACGTCGTCTTAATGGAGAAGAATAG
- a CDS encoding BglII/BstYI family type II restriction endonuclease, with amino-acid sequence MRIAGIYSFNKGKEVITQQHRNELEEVLQVIEAVDAESCKTKVSKEKTMRDKVLYSPPELNRVFKKQFAARNWINHKVIAEYSKEYYVPGYTPRARSGREPAPFRDMDFVKNKLGVEVQFGKYSFMVYNVCAKMTIFAKLDVIDCGVEIVPVKAFAEEMSTGVSYFEQFVWDLEHRGVSDIDIPVLILGIDTDGVRPRELKIAEARQKYSFSELF; translated from the coding sequence ATGCGCATTGCCGGAATATATTCATTTAATAAGGGTAAGGAGGTTATTACCCAGCAGCATCGAAATGAGTTAGAAGAAGTATTACAGGTGATAGAAGCTGTAGATGCAGAAAGTTGTAAGACGAAGGTCAGCAAAGAAAAAACAATGAGGGATAAAGTGTTGTATAGCCCTCCTGAACTAAATCGTGTGTTCAAAAAGCAATTTGCTGCCAGAAATTGGATAAATCACAAAGTTATCGCTGAATATTCAAAGGAATACTATGTTCCAGGCTATACCCCTCGAGCCAGAAGTGGTAGAGAACCAGCGCCGTTCAGAGACATGGATTTTGTTAAAAATAAGTTGGGAGTGGAAGTACAATTCGGTAAGTACTCATTTATGGTTTACAATGTATGCGCAAAAATGACGATTTTTGCCAAACTTGATGTGATTGATTGTGGTGTAGAGATTGTCCCTGTAAAGGCATTTGCCGAAGAAATGTCTACCGGTGTGTCTTATTTTGAGCAGTTTGTCTGGGATTTAGAGCATCGAGGCGTATCGGATATTGATATACCGGTTCTCATCCTTGGTATAGATACCGATGGAGTGAGGCCAAGGGAGCTGAAAATAGCCGAAGCAAGACAAAAATATTCATTCTCAGAACTGTTCTAG
- a CDS encoding DinB family protein, with product MHTFLDDVHAILSTTPERWQRLVATLPNALLTRRPAAGEWSALECLQHLVDAELLVFPVRFRAILAAQAFVDFDPNEPHADYTSQTPEQLAADFARYRQESLALLAQVKDEDLERTALHPKLGTVTLTQLLHTWAAHDLNHTIQAERALIQPFMLGCGPWRSFFKDHEITIIQD from the coding sequence TTGCATACCTTTTTAGATGATGTACATGCCATCCTCTCCACCACCCCGGAACGCTGGCAGCGCCTGGTCGCTACGCTTCCCAATGCTCTACTGACACGCCGGCCTGCCGCGGGCGAATGGTCGGCCCTCGAGTGCTTGCAACATTTAGTGGACGCGGAACTCCTGGTCTTTCCCGTCCGCTTCCGCGCTATCCTTGCCGCGCAGGCTTTCGTCGATTTCGACCCGAACGAGCCGCATGCCGACTATACTTCACAAACTCCTGAGCAGCTTGCCGCCGACTTCGCACGTTACCGTCAAGAAAGCCTTGCGCTGCTCGCGCAGGTGAAGGACGAGGACCTGGAACGCACCGCGCTCCATCCGAAGTTGGGCACCGTCACCCTGACACAGTTGCTGCACACCTGGGCCGCGCACGATTTGAACCACACCATCCAGGCCGAACGCGCGCTCATACAACCGTTTATGTTGGGTTGCGGTCCCTGGCGCTCTTTCTTTAAAGATCACGAGATCACTATTATACAAGATTAA
- a CDS encoding YajQ family cyclic di-GMP-binding protein, which yields MAVESSFDIVSQFDEQELLNAVDQTRREVATRYDLKDTKTEITLAKDAITIVTDSEFTLRSVRDILETKAVRRNLSLKIFKPGKEEPAAGGRVRQVIALQQGISQELAKEMSKYIRDKYPKVRTQVQGDAVRVMAKSRDELQAVIQLLKQKDYPVALQFINYRG from the coding sequence ATGGCCGTAGAAAGTTCATTTGATATAGTATCGCAGTTCGATGAACAGGAATTGCTCAACGCCGTCGATCAGACGCGGCGCGAAGTCGCGACCCGCTATGATCTCAAAGACACGAAAACAGAGATAACACTGGCGAAGGATGCGATCACCATCGTTACCGATAGCGAGTTTACACTGCGCAGCGTGCGCGATATTCTTGAGACCAAAGCAGTGCGCCGCAATCTTTCACTGAAAATCTTTAAGCCGGGCAAAGAGGAGCCTGCCGCTGGTGGGCGCGTGAGGCAGGTCATCGCCTTGCAGCAGGGCATCTCGCAGGAACTGGCAAAAGAGATGAGTAAATATATTCGCGATAAGTATCCCAAGGTGCGCACGCAGGTACAGGGGGACGCGGTTCGCGTCATGGCAAAGAGCCGCGATGAGCTACAGGCCGTCATCCAGCTGCTCAAGCAAAAGGATTATCCTGTAGCCCTACAGTTCATTAATTATAGAGGGTAG
- a CDS encoding tetratricopeptide repeat protein — translation MPGNRQVFSTAMNAADRYRWDSQWPEAAAEYQRALGEFPDDAAARSGLGFCYMQTKQWQQALNEYEHILKRDPSNVIALSKTAELYVILNRRGDAYKAYLHLAELYSQAGQGARAEAAWQRAVQLSPGNPEPHERLATYYSGKKDLSMMIQERLAAAQGYLARNESAAAKAQCEEILRLDATNTQAQQLLARIRGQKQTSGSLAQGADAALPSTAEPQSRASGPLAAAGNSATEIVTMSNISGGNTGIMGNMGSAGNFNGGANPGPAMTAGAGMGPGPRKRITASQVTGVLQQAQTFQTQGRFNDAIDLCEQILESGFDRPDARYFLGWLYQEQRRWDDAIRQFQTLLNDPDYALSCYYALGQCYRARGDLRTATMHFDEAVDRVNLDVLTEEESEQLVQLCQEAAEAHRQLGEMEQAFTVYNALLGFLRSRGWNEKVVQVEFMLKQLQNMPASPPAQARPQTSTPFPQAVSNMQSPAQPMQPETPPHGSRAPMMPAEQMPTMQQPFVPQAPNQNVTDAATMAFNANGMPPMPPAPPAPNQANGVPPTVSIPPAAAGTLGELPDWLTGILNDADKTTPANKQPAPPAPAPPQAQPPVIEQPTIQQVLPANAPAQPAAAEVTKRAEEPAAEASTSWLTDGGKPANTTRALPQDQAPAVPAAQDVFVAPPPLESSPAASPPAPAAQPTQVMQPAASQPEPAAASASAASAPVVDKPMSPAAPPEVPAAPEVPGIPATPKLEPVIEQASPVLQVPGAKSSKSTAEDLLSQIAGTAGKDEQVADSVLASTANLPEKTRLQVVQSMQDIQRYIDHGLLIPAAEECLRVIDMAPQYLDIHQVLCEIYVRQGKIEQAITKYAILIDTYIVSGRIDDAIATYRRILQLEPDNLTYRMRLISLLASQGNREDLLRERTLAAESYLRLGYMDRALTELEQALQENPTNVPTRLNYALALQKLGRSQQAVAEYQRVLQVDPRNITALVRWHIAMITGIGTPRATTLEVLSRIRWQLRGEGLKNYDMVVREYNAAAEIYPNNADVRFALGQVHQQSGNFDRAIDAYQLAMRDSSFEVMARVSSARCLLAQGKLEAAIQQLEQALQVVRTGAKGSIDPAAWAARPREEGEEHQAPEVEISLALAKAYGRAGKQEKMEAILRRVKQKTSYQDEVASTLAEISARQSDLNAALQEYAELARQYRSKRQVDNALTVLKEMAQLAPQDPRAHAELADIYINRGLLDEGIAELRLLADIYLRNDQFDEAGETLQRIGNINSEMGNTEEAFMNLRRAVELKPDDMGLLREVVAYAWQIGRPKEAAEYQEIIARHYFETQQVKEAVAALQQLIALDRHNYEAYDMLGQTYQSVGEYEQASRVYKNLAKVNPDSAIARERLASLQELRAKSF, via the coding sequence ATGCCTGGGAACAGACAAGTTTTCAGTACAGCAATGAATGCGGCGGATCGCTATCGTTGGGATAGCCAGTGGCCTGAGGCGGCGGCAGAATACCAGCGAGCGCTAGGGGAGTTCCCAGACGACGCGGCGGCACGAAGTGGATTGGGGTTCTGTTACATGCAGACCAAGCAGTGGCAGCAGGCCCTGAATGAGTACGAACACATTCTCAAGCGCGACCCCAGCAATGTGATTGCCTTGAGCAAGACCGCCGAACTCTACGTTATTCTTAACCGGCGTGGCGATGCCTATAAAGCGTATCTCCACCTGGCAGAGTTATATTCGCAGGCGGGGCAGGGAGCGCGCGCGGAAGCTGCCTGGCAGAGGGCCGTTCAGTTATCTCCCGGCAATCCAGAGCCGCATGAGCGCCTCGCCACCTATTATAGTGGAAAAAAAGATCTAAGTATGATGATTCAGGAGCGCCTGGCTGCCGCGCAGGGCTACCTGGCACGTAATGAGAGCGCGGCAGCAAAGGCTCAATGTGAAGAAATACTGCGCCTGGACGCAACCAATACGCAGGCGCAACAGCTTCTCGCTCGCATAAGAGGGCAAAAGCAAACCTCAGGTTCTCTCGCACAGGGAGCCGATGCGGCCTTACCGTCTACAGCGGAGCCGCAGAGTAGAGCTTCTGGCCCGCTAGCGGCGGCAGGCAATTCTGCGACTGAAATCGTTACAATGAGCAATATAAGCGGAGGTAATACTGGCATCATGGGTAATATGGGCAGCGCGGGTAATTTTAATGGGGGAGCTAATCCTGGTCCGGCTATGACGGCCGGCGCCGGAATGGGTCCTGGCCCTCGTAAACGAATCACAGCAAGCCAGGTCACGGGCGTGCTCCAGCAGGCTCAGACTTTTCAGACCCAGGGGCGTTTTAACGATGCTATCGACCTCTGCGAACAGATTCTTGAGAGCGGCTTCGACCGGCCCGACGCGCGCTATTTCCTGGGCTGGCTCTATCAGGAACAGAGGCGCTGGGATGACGCCATCCGCCAGTTCCAGACCCTGCTGAACGATCCTGACTATGCCCTGTCCTGCTATTACGCGTTAGGACAGTGCTACCGCGCGCGCGGCGATTTACGCACCGCTACCATGCACTTCGACGAGGCCGTTGATAGAGTCAACCTGGATGTCTTGACCGAAGAAGAATCCGAGCAACTGGTGCAGCTTTGCCAGGAGGCAGCAGAGGCCCACCGGCAGCTAGGCGAGATGGAACAGGCCTTTACGGTCTATAACGCGCTGCTGGGTTTCTTGCGCAGCCGCGGGTGGAACGAGAAAGTTGTCCAGGTCGAGTTCATGCTGAAGCAGTTGCAGAACATGCCCGCTTCACCCCCTGCTCAGGCGAGGCCGCAAACTTCCACGCCTTTCCCGCAGGCGGTCTCCAATATGCAATCGCCGGCGCAGCCGATGCAGCCGGAAACACCGCCTCATGGCAGCAGAGCGCCTATGATGCCCGCAGAGCAGATGCCAACAATGCAACAGCCGTTCGTGCCTCAAGCGCCAAATCAAAATGTGACCGATGCCGCGACGATGGCATTTAACGCGAACGGTATGCCGCCGATGCCCCCAGCGCCTCCGGCCCCTAATCAGGCCAATGGCGTGCCTCCCACCGTTTCCATACCGCCCGCGGCAGCCGGTACGCTCGGAGAACTGCCGGACTGGTTGACCGGAATCCTGAACGACGCGGATAAGACGACGCCTGCTAATAAACAGCCTGCGCCACCTGCTCCTGCGCCGCCCCAGGCACAACCTCCCGTCATTGAGCAGCCAACCATTCAGCAGGTCCTGCCCGCGAATGCGCCTGCGCAACCCGCAGCTGCTGAAGTGACGAAACGGGCGGAAGAGCCGGCGGCAGAGGCCTCGACCTCGTGGTTGACAGATGGTGGAAAGCCCGCTAACACGACACGCGCCTTGCCGCAGGACCAGGCTCCAGCAGTACCCGCGGCGCAGGATGTCTTTGTAGCGCCTCCTCCCCTGGAATCTTCACCGGCGGCGTCTCCACCTGCGCCCGCTGCCCAACCAACCCAGGTCATGCAGCCCGCGGCCTCACAACCGGAGCCTGCTGCTGCCAGTGCATCCGCGGCGAGTGCTCCTGTTGTGGATAAGCCCATGTCACCGGCAGCTCCTCCAGAAGTGCCCGCGGCGCCAGAGGTGCCGGGGATACCGGCCACTCCGAAGCTTGAGCCGGTAATCGAACAGGCCAGCCCGGTACTGCAAGTTCCAGGCGCGAAAAGTTCGAAGAGTACCGCGGAAGACCTGTTGAGCCAGATAGCGGGAACCGCCGGGAAAGATGAGCAGGTTGCCGATTCCGTCCTGGCCAGCACCGCCAACCTGCCAGAGAAGACTCGCCTGCAGGTGGTGCAGTCCATGCAGGATATCCAGCGCTACATCGATCATGGCCTGCTCATTCCTGCCGCCGAAGAGTGCCTGCGCGTCATCGATATGGCCCCGCAATACCTGGATATTCACCAGGTCCTGTGCGAAATCTACGTGCGCCAGGGCAAGATCGAACAGGCGATTACGAAGTATGCCATTCTGATTGATACCTACATCGTCAGCGGGCGTATCGATGATGCCATCGCCACCTACCGCCGCATCCTGCAACTGGAGCCGGATAACCTGACGTACCGCATGCGCCTGATCAGCCTGCTGGCATCGCAGGGCAACAGGGAAGATTTACTGCGCGAGCGCACGCTGGCCGCGGAGTCCTACTTGCGCCTGGGTTATATGGACCGCGCGCTGACCGAACTTGAGCAGGCCTTGCAGGAAAACCCGACCAACGTGCCCACGCGCCTGAACTACGCGCTGGCCCTGCAGAAGTTGGGGCGTTCCCAGCAGGCAGTCGCGGAATACCAGCGCGTCTTGCAGGTAGACCCGCGCAACATCACCGCCCTGGTGCGCTGGCATATCGCCATGATTACCGGCATTGGCACGCCGCGTGCCACCACGCTGGAAGTGTTGAGCCGCATTCGCTGGCAATTGCGCGGCGAGGGCCTGAAAAACTACGATATGGTAGTGCGCGAGTATAACGCGGCGGCAGAAATTTATCCCAATAATGCCGATGTGCGTTTCGCGCTTGGACAGGTTCACCAGCAGTCCGGCAATTTCGACCGGGCAATCGATGCCTATCAGCTGGCGATGCGCGATAGCTCGTTTGAAGTGATGGCGCGTGTCAGTTCGGCGCGGTGCCTGCTCGCACAGGGCAAGCTCGAAGCTGCTATCCAGCAACTCGAACAGGCGCTGCAAGTCGTGCGCACCGGGGCGAAAGGTTCCATCGATCCTGCCGCGTGGGCAGCTCGTCCCCGCGAAGAGGGTGAAGAACATCAGGCGCCGGAAGTCGAAATCTCCCTGGCGCTGGCGAAAGCCTATGGGCGCGCCGGCAAGCAGGAGAAAATGGAAGCCATCCTGCGCCGCGTGAAGCAAAAAACCTCTTACCAGGATGAAGTTGCCTCGACGCTGGCCGAGATTTCCGCGCGCCAGAGCGACCTCAACGCAGCCCTACAAGAATATGCTGAGCTGGCCCGCCAGTATCGCAGCAAGCGCCAGGTGGATAACGCGCTCACCGTCCTGAAGGAGATGGCGCAGCTCGCCCCGCAGGATCCGCGCGCGCACGCCGAACTTGCCGACATCTATATTAACCGTGGCCTGCTTGACGAAGGCATCGCTGAACTGCGCTTGCTGGCCGATATCTACCTGCGCAATGACCAGTTTGACGAGGCCGGTGAAACACTCCAGCGTATCGGCAACATCAATTCCGAGATGGGCAACACCGAAGAGGCCTTTATGAACCTGCGGCGCGCCGTTGAACTGAAGCCCGACGACATGGGCCTGCTGCGCGAAGTGGTTGCCTATGCCTGGCAGATCGGACGCCCAAAAGAGGCCGCCGAATACCAGGAAATCATCGCCCGCCACTACTTTGAGACGCAGCAGGTGAAGGAAGCCGTCGCCGCCCTGCAGCAGTTGATCGCGCTTGATCGTCACAACTACGAGGCCTACGACATGCTTGGGCAAACCTACCAATCCGTGGGCGAATACGAGCAGGCCAGCCGCGTCTATAAAAATCTTGCCAAAGTGAATCCGGATAGCGCTATTGCCCGCGAACGCCTCGCCTCGCTGCAAGAATTGCGGGCAAAGAGCTTTTGA
- a CDS encoding R2-like ligand-binding oxidase, translated as MFYTVHEAFATTSERGLRHDILPMRLYHKAKKLGIWDPRSIDFTQDILDWQRCTDEEKQTLLQLASLFQAGEESVTLDLLPLLMVVAQEGRLEEEMFLTTFLWEEAKHTEFFRRFLDEVAQEHGDLHQFHTPSYRRIFYEELPQAMHALLTDTSPAAQLRASITYNMIVEGVLAETGYHAYFNMLDRNNIMPGLKQGVGLIKRDESRHLAYGVFLISRLVAQDKSLWPFVEQQMNMLLVPALGVVTELYEGYEDTTELPFGLSMEEYVNYATGQFSKRFTRIERAREQTLEQLYQTPGSEVVEEE; from the coding sequence ATGTTTTACACGGTTCACGAGGCATTCGCGACAACCAGCGAACGCGGCCTGCGCCATGACATCCTCCCCATGCGCCTGTATCACAAGGCCAAAAAGTTAGGTATATGGGACCCGCGCAGTATCGATTTTACGCAAGACATCCTTGATTGGCAGCGCTGCACCGACGAAGAGAAGCAAACGCTGCTACAGCTCGCTTCGCTCTTTCAAGCCGGTGAGGAGAGCGTGACCCTCGATTTGCTGCCATTGCTAATGGTGGTAGCGCAAGAGGGACGCCTGGAAGAGGAAATGTTTCTCACCACATTTTTGTGGGAAGAGGCCAAGCACACCGAATTCTTCCGCCGTTTCCTGGACGAGGTAGCGCAGGAACATGGAGATCTGCACCAGTTTCACACGCCCAGTTACCGCCGCATCTTCTATGAAGAACTCCCGCAGGCCATGCACGCCCTGCTCACCGACACCTCACCGGCAGCGCAATTGCGTGCCTCAATCACCTATAATATGATTGTCGAGGGAGTGCTGGCGGAGACCGGCTATCACGCGTACTTCAACATGCTGGATCGCAACAACATCATGCCCGGACTCAAACAGGGCGTGGGTTTGATCAAGCGCGACGAATCGCGGCACCTGGCCTATGGCGTGTTTCTCATCTCTCGCCTCGTCGCCCAGGACAAATCGCTCTGGCCATTCGTAGAACAGCAAATGAACATGCTGCTGGTTCCCGCGCTTGGTGTGGTGACGGAACTCTACGAGGGCTACGAGGATACCACTGAACTGCCTTTCGGGTTGAGCATGGAAGAATACGTCAACTACGCAACCGGCCAGTTCAGCAAGCGCTTCACCAGGATTGAACGCGCGCGCGAGCAAACCCTGGAGCAACTCTACCAGACACCAGGATCAGAGGTCGTTGAGGAAGAATAG
- a CDS encoding ATP-binding cassette domain-containing protein, translating to MLTVNLQHRLGNFHLSVDFQVPLNLTVLFGFSGAGKSLTLRALAGLLHPERGSISIDGEVLFDSASGIDLPPQERRIGYVPQHYALFPHLNVVENILFALPRRSYWPGSRRIDAAHKARLDELLAALELEGLERRYPATLSGGQQQRIALARALMAEPRLLLLDEPFNALDVSVRERLRDTLRQFQRHFAIPIVLVTHDHTEVQQLADQVVVLQRGQVAQVGSVQQIFLSPATSTVARLAGQDNLFSAHLAAPPPDQPHAPAKALLLNPSPADSSAPTAQPRRGRLIAPSADLSAPEVQPRRGRLIAPSADLSAPASIASVQHSKARFNPSAPLRTSTTPAKLADPISIAPAPWLPLPSTIASLPTSTSPITGCILNDEVQVQRWPGSTMPPAWTERGSAQWPAELLEAQVQGPSMRLLVRPQCMPRPSAQDIAESAILKIYLSRTQWREVEVMPGEMLLLEIGPEAIHVFAK from the coding sequence ATGCTAACAGTCAATCTCCAGCATCGCCTGGGCAATTTTCACCTGTCCGTCGATTTTCAGGTGCCGCTGAATCTCACCGTGCTTTTCGGCTTCTCAGGAGCCGGCAAAAGCCTGACCTTGCGCGCTCTGGCCGGCCTGCTGCATCCCGAACGCGGCTCTATCTCCATCGATGGAGAGGTGCTTTTCGACAGCGCTTCGGGCATTGACCTGCCGCCCCAGGAGCGCCGTATAGGGTATGTGCCGCAGCATTACGCCCTCTTCCCGCATCTCAACGTCGTCGAAAATATCCTCTTCGCGCTGCCCCGCCGCTCCTACTGGCCCGGCAGCCGCCGGATAGATGCGGCCCACAAAGCGCGGCTGGACGAACTGCTCGCGGCCCTCGAATTAGAGGGATTGGAGCGCCGCTACCCGGCCACCCTCTCCGGCGGCCAGCAGCAGCGAATCGCCCTGGCGCGCGCACTGATGGCCGAACCCCGCCTGCTATTACTCGATGAGCCATTCAACGCCCTCGACGTATCGGTACGCGAGCGCCTTCGCGACACCTTGAGACAATTCCAGCGCCATTTCGCCATACCCATCGTGCTTGTCACCCACGACCACACCGAAGTACAGCAACTCGCCGACCAGGTAGTAGTGCTGCAACGGGGTCAGGTCGCCCAGGTAGGCAGCGTCCAGCAGATCTTTCTCTCACCCGCCACATCCACCGTAGCCCGTCTCGCCGGCCAGGACAACCTCTTCAGCGCCCATCTCGCCGCACCACCACCCGATCAACCCCACGCCCCCGCCAAAGCGCTCCTCCTGAACCCATCGCCCGCCGATTCATCGGCCCCCACAGCGCAGCCGCGTAGGGGCCGATTGATCGCGCCCAGCGCCGATTTATCGGCCCCCGAGGTGCAGCCACGTAGGGGCCGATTGATCGCGCCCAGCGCCGATTTATCGGCCCCTGCTTCTATCGCCTCGGTGCAGCACAGCAAAGCGCGTTTCAATCCTTCGGCCCCTTTGCGCACCTCTACCACCCCCGCAAAACTTGCCGATCCCATTTCAATCGCCCCGGCCCCCTGGCTCCCACTCCCCTCCACTATAGCTTCATTGCCAACATCCACATCCCCAATCACCGGCTGCATTCTCAACGACGAAGTTCAGGTGCAACGCTGGCCCGGTTCCACTATGCCGCCTGCCTGGACAGAGCGCGGCTCCGCACAATGGCCTGCGGAACTGCTGGAAGCGCAGGTACAGGGACCCTCGATGCGCCTGCTTGTGCGACCGCAATGCATGCCCCGGCCATCAGCCCAGGACATCGCAGAAAGCGCCATCTTGAAAATCTACCTGAGCAGGACTCAATGGCGCGAGGTCGAAGTAATGCCCGGCGAAATGCTTTTGCTGGAAATTGGCCCGGAAGCGATCCACGTGTTCGCGAAATAA
- a CDS encoding YdeI/OmpD-associated family protein, whose protein sequence is MSMNNNDISGGVVHELPEDLQQALASDAEALALWEDLTPLARNEWICWTISVKKPETRRQHVERVRSELKEGMRRPCCWIGCVHRTDKEISPSVQWVLDRKAKKSS, encoded by the coding sequence ATGAGTATGAACAACAATGACATCTCCGGTGGTGTGGTTCACGAATTGCCAGAGGACTTACAGCAGGCCCTCGCTTCTGACGCGGAGGCGCTAGCACTATGGGAGGATCTGACGCCTCTTGCGCGCAATGAATGGATATGCTGGACGATCTCTGTGAAAAAACCAGAAACCAGAAGGCAGCACGTTGAACGGGTGCGCTCGGAACTCAAAGAGGGCATGCGCAGGCCTTGTTGTTGGATAGGCTGCGTTCACCGCACGGACAAGGAAATAAGCCCGTCGGTGCAGTGGGTGCTCGATAGAAAAGCTAAAAAGTCATCATAG
- a CDS encoding YafY family protein, translating into MYHPTTRVLTVLELLQAHRQMSGPKLAERLEVDVRSVRRYIMMLQDLGIPIEAERGRYGNYRLMRGYKMPPLMFSEDEALALTLGLLAAKRLGLVMAAPAVEGALAKIDRVLPEALRERVQAVQETLILENVARYRSSPESAVVLTFSTATRQQRRVWMRYHSGQDQETERAVDSYGLIFHSGIWYTVGYCHLRQDLRVFRLDRVLKAELLEESFTRPPDFDSLAHLRRSMASMPGTWRVEVLLEMPWEEAEREVSPTMAMLEQEPDGVVMSCYTQDLDWMAYYLVTLRCRFNVREPPELRAALRNLAAEIAQLADRDEGN; encoded by the coding sequence ATGTACCATCCCACAACGCGTGTCCTGACCGTACTTGAACTGCTGCAGGCACACCGGCAGATGAGCGGGCCAAAGCTCGCTGAACGCCTCGAGGTCGATGTACGCAGCGTGCGCCGCTATATTATGATGCTACAAGACCTCGGCATCCCCATTGAGGCGGAACGCGGGCGCTACGGCAATTATCGCCTGATGCGCGGCTATAAAATGCCCCCCTTGATGTTCAGCGAGGACGAGGCGCTGGCGCTCACGCTAGGACTGCTGGCGGCGAAACGATTGGGCCTGGTTATGGCGGCCCCGGCGGTCGAAGGCGCGCTTGCCAAAATCGATCGCGTGCTGCCCGAGGCTTTGCGTGAGCGGGTGCAAGCCGTGCAGGAAACGCTTATACTCGAAAACGTTGCGCGCTACCGCTCATCGCCGGAAAGCGCAGTGGTACTCACTTTTAGTACGGCTACGCGGCAGCAGAGGCGCGTCTGGATGCGCTACCACTCTGGCCAGGACCAGGAGACCGAGCGCGCCGTCGATTCCTATGGCCTGATCTTCCACTCCGGCATCTGGTACACGGTCGGCTATTGCCACCTGCGGCAAGACCTGCGCGTATTTCGCCTGGACCGGGTGCTCAAGGCAGAACTGCTCGAAGAGAGCTTTACGCGCCCGCCTGATTTCGACAGCCTTGCCCATCTCAGGCGCTCCATGGCCAGTATGCCAGGAACCTGGAGGGTAGAGGTTTTGCTCGAGATGCCGTGGGAGGAGGCTGAACGCGAAGTATCACCAACAATGGCGATGCTGGAACAAGAACCGGATGGCGTGGTCATGAGCTGCTATACGCAAGACCTGGATTGGATGGCCTATTACCTGGTTACACTGCGCTGCCGCTTTAACGTGCGCGAGCCACCCGAACTTCGTGCCGCGCTGCGCAACCTGGCAGCGGAAATTGCGCAACTGGCGGATCGCGACGAGGGCAACTGA